DNA from Rhinoderma darwinii isolate aRhiDar2 chromosome 6, aRhiDar2.hap1, whole genome shotgun sequence:
tgacagatacatagtgatatatcctgcagattattacaccactgacctctccagatctgcagaatattgctcctctacctcctgacagatacagtgatatatcctgcagattattacaccactgacctctctacagatctgcagaacatcgctcctctacctcctgacagatacagtgatatatcctgcagattattacaccactgacctctctacagatctgcagaacatcgctcctctacctcctgacagatacatagtgatatattctgcagattattacaccactgacctctctacagatctgcagaacattgctcctccacctcctgacagatacatagtgatatatactgcagattattacaccactgacctctctacagatctgcagaacattgctcctctacctcctgatacatagtgatatatcctgcagattattacaccactgacctctctacagatctgcagaacattgctcctctacctcctgacagatacatagtgatatatcctgcagattattacaccactgacctctctacagatctgcagaacattgctcctccacctcctgacagatacatagtgatatatcctgcagattattacaccactgacctctccagatctgcagaatattgctcctctacctcctgacagatacagtgatatatcctgcagattattacaccactgacctctctacagatctgcagaacatcgctcctctacctcctgacagatacatagtgatatattctgcagattattacaccactgacctctctacagatctgcagaacattgctcctccacctcctgacagatacatagtgatatatactgcagattattacaccactgacctctctacagatctgcagaacattgctcctctacctcctgatacatagtgatatatcctgcagattattacaccactgacctctctacagatctgcagaacattgctcctctacctcctgacagatacatagtgatatatcctgcagattattacaccactgacctctctacagatctgcagaacatcgcttctccacctcctgacagatacatagtgatatatcctgcagattattacaccactgacctctctacagatctgcagaacattgctcctctacctcctgacagatacatagtgatatatcctgcagattattacaccactgacctctctacatatctgcagaacattgctcctctacctcctgacagatacatagtgatatatcctgcagattattacaccactgacctctctacagacctgcagaacattgctcctctacctcctgacagatacatagtgatatatcctgcagattattacaccactgacctctctacagatctgcagaacatcgctcctctacctcctgacagatacatagtgatatatcctgcagattattacaccactgacctctctacagatctgcagaacatcgctcctctacctcctgacagatacatagtgatatatcctgcagattattacacctctgacctctctacagatctgcagaacatcgctcctctacctcctgacagatacatagtgatatatcctgcagattattacaccactgacctctctacagatctgcagaacatcgctcctctacctcctgacagatacatagtgatatatcctgcagattattacaccactgacctctctacagacctgcagaacatcgctcctctacctcctgacagatacatagtgatatatcctgcagattattacaccactgacctctctacagatctgcagaacattgctcctccacctcctgacagatacatagtgatatatcctgcagattattacaccactgacctctctacagatctgcagaacattgctcctctacctcctgacagatacatagtgatatatcctgcagattattacaccactgacctctctacagatctgcagaacattgctcctctacctcctgacagatacatagtgatatatcctgcagattattacaccactgacctctagagaactgcagaacatcgctcctctacctcctgacagatacacagtgatatatcctgcagattattacaccactgacctctctacagatctgcagaacattgctcctctacttcctgacagatacatagtgatatatcctgcagattattacaccactgacctctctacagacctgcagaacattgctcctctacctcctgacagatacatagtgatatatcctgcagattattacaccactgacccctctacagatctgcagaacatcgctcctccacctcctgacagatacatagtgatatatcctgcagattattacaccactgacctctctacagatctgcagaacattgctcctctacctcctgacagatacatagtgatatatcctgcagattattacaccactgaccactctacagatctgcagaacatcgctcctctacctcctgacagatacatagtgatatatcctgcagattattacaccactgacgtctctacagatctgcagaacattgctcctctacctcctgacagatacatagtgatatatcctgcagattattacaccactgacctctctacatatctgcagaacattgctcctctacctcctgacagatacatagtgatatatcctgcagattattacacctctgacctctctacagatctgcagaacattgctcctctacctcctgacagatacatagtgatatatcctgcagattattacaccactgacctctctacagatctgcagaacattgctcctctacctcctgacagatacatagtgatatatcctgcagattattacaccactgacctctagagaactgcagaacatcgctcctctacctcctgacagatacacagtgatatatcctgcagattattacaccactgacctctctacagatctgcagaacattgctcctctaccccctgacagatacatagtgatatatcctgcagattattacaccactgacctctctacagacctgcagaacattgctctgttgcctcggaaatctacgccagcctcTAGTTATGACTTCAGTTTGCGGCGGAGGCTACGAATACGTTTCCGTACGGCTTGAAATTGCGCAGCAGAGGAGGATTTGTTGGCGTGATTTGCGGCGCGGTCACGTGCGGTTTATGATGATTAACCCTTCGTTGTGTTGAGATGATTTCACTTTTCCCTTGTATTGTTCCTCCTGTGATGATGACACGAGAACGTTGCGACCGGCGGCTTTTCTGCGacatttttctgcgttttttattTCGCACCCAAAAACATTTCATGTGAATTCACTGCAGGGGCTTCTGTTTGGGTCTGAATgtccctctcccctccccctggtatcagtgatactgccccccccccccaggtgtgtCCTGCACCtgatggtgatgatgaggagggggaggggaggggtatATAGATCTGGCTGGAGACTTCTCACTAGCTCTTCTCTGCGGTGCGGCTCAGGTGAGGTGGTCGGGTGGTGCTGTGGCTGTAGTAGTGGGGTGTGCCTGGGGTTTGGGGTATTCCTGTGCTGTTAGGTTGGGGGGAGGTACTCATGATTTGGGTGGGGGATGGTTTTCTTTCTTTGGGTTAGTTATTGGGTCTGCTCCACCTGCAGTGTGTAGTGGGGACTTCTTGGGTTGATACTCTCTCGTTGGGGGTGACTGTCCCCCCTGGTGTGGGGGATGGGCCTCCTGGTTTTGGGTGATAGTTCTGACTCCTGGGAGGGGGGAGTTTTGGGCATTGTTTGGGGTGGTTGGTGAGCGCtgattagtgggggggggggccttcGCCCTTCGCCCTTCGCCCTTCGCCCTTCGCCCTTCGCCCTTCGCCCTTCGCCCTTCGCCTCCGTTAAATATCTCACTTTTATAACACGATGTGATGAGCGGATCCGGTGCTTCTTCCTCCGTCTGCTGATCACTGATCTGTGTACAAAGGGAAATTATTGGGGGATTTATTATGATGGGGGGGGTCCTACTGCAATTACTGGGGGGGGATGTATTATAATGGAAGGTCCTGCTGCTATTACTGGGGGGGGATGTATTAGAATGGAGGGTCCTGCTGCTATTACTGGGGGGGGGGATGTATTAGAATGGAGGGTCCTGCTGCTATTACTGGGGGGGATGTATTATAATGGGGGGTCCTGCTGCTATTACTGGGGGGGGATGTATTATAATGGAGGGTCCTGCTGCTATTACTGGGGGGGATGTATTATAATGGAGGGTCCTGCTGCTATTACTGGGGGGGATGTATTATAATGGAGGGTCCTGCTGCTATTACTGGGGGGATGTATTATAATGGAGGGTCATGCTGCTATTACTGGGGGGGATGTATTATAATGGAGGGTCCTGCCGCTATTCCTGGGGGTCGATGTATTGCAATGGAGGGTCCTGCCGCTATTCCTGGGGGTGGATGTATTGCAATGGAGGGTCCTGCCGCCATTACTGGGGGGGGATGTATTATAATGGAGGGTCCTGCTGctattactggggggggggggatgtattaTAATGGAGGGTCCTGCTGCTATTACTGGGGGAGAGGGATGTATTATAATGGAGGGTCCTGCCGCTATTCCCTGGGGGGGGGATGTATTGTAATGGAGGGTCCTGCTGCCATTACTGGGGGGGGGGATGTTTTGTAATGGAGGGTCCTGCCGCTATTACTGGGGGGGATGTATTATAATGGCGCTGTCTAACCCTCGTCCGTCTTTTGCAGCTCTCACGTCGGTCATGGCTTCTGCTGGGCTCCAGATCCTGGGCATGGCGCTCGCCCTCGTTGGCTGGGTTGGCTCCATCATCACCTGCGCGCTGCCCATGTGGAAGGTGACAGCGTTCATCGGTAATAGCATCGTGGTGGCGCAGATCATCTGGGAGGGATTGTGGATGAACTGCATTGTCCAGAGCACCGGTCAGATGCAGTGTAAGGTCTACGACTCCATGCTGGCGCTGCCCCAGGACCTGCAGGCTGCCCGCGCGCTCACCGTCATCTGCATCCTGGTGGCGCTCCTCGCCATACTCATCGGCGTCCTGGGAGCCAAGTGCACCAACTGCGTGGAGGACCCCAACACCAAGGCGCGGGTGAGCCTGGTGGCCGGCGTGGTCTTCCTGGTGGCCGGCGTCCTCCTGTTGATCCCGGTGTGTTGGTCGGCGAACACCATCATCCGTGACTTCTACAACCCGCTGGTGGTGGAGTCTCAGAAGCGGGAGCTGGGGGCCGCCCTGTACATCGGGTGGGCTGCTGCCACGCTCATGTTGCTGGGTGGGGGTCTCCTATGCTGTTCATGCCCCAAGAAGTCTGATATCCCGTACACTGCCCGCTATACGgctgccccttcccaggcccgcaGTGACTACCCCAACAAGAACTATGTGTGAGGAGCGGGCATGGGGTTCCCTACTGactgtctatgggggggggggggtcctctgggTTTTTACTGCGTCTCATCAATTGTCTAATAAAatcatcattttttttctaagttggTGAGCGCTGCTTTTCTACTACGGGGGAGGGGAATTTTCGGTATTTGGTGCCACCAGGGGACTGGTCAGAATCATCGAGATGGGACAACGTGGTGGGTGAGCCGGACCTCATGATTGGTCAGTGTCCCTCTTACAACTATTTAATACATGACTGagatactggggggggggggggggaggggcggGGTGAGGTCGCCTTTCCAGACCGCTTTGTGTGATTGGGGGGGGATATTTTTGTATAGTGGGGTCaggggatctgtcagttcttgGTTGTGAGGTGACGGCGCCTCCTTCCCAGCGCGGGACTGAGCTCTCTGGACTCGCATAGTTGCAGcattttatcccccccccccctcccagggaCATTGGGGGTGGGGCTTATCCCGGGGGGTGGGGCTTATCCTATAATCTCTGCATACAAATAAGGGAACACTTCTGCGCTGATCGGTCTGACTACGATGGCGGCCGCTGTCTCCGGTTTACAGGCCGGTGATGTTCTCCTTTATCAGTAGGGCGAGGTGATCTGTGCTGACCACGACTGCAGCGTaaaaacctgtgaagatggagggaggcccccccccccccccccccccccgaaaaagaGCCTCAGTCCTGCTGCTTATGAGGCGCTGGGTCCTGGTTTAGGCCGGCGCGGTTTATAGGCTGCAGCTCTGATGACAAATACACAAACCGCCTGGAAATGGCAAAACGGTGGATTGTTAATATTTCCGTCAATTACGCAGCGTAGTCCAAAAACTGTCCGAGCGGGGATCGGAACCAGAAGAGACCGCGAGACGGAAGAAACGTTGTGACAGGATCACCTCACACTCCTCTCTATAATGCCCCCCGAGATACACTGCCATagaatgcccctatatacccccATATATATAATGCCCCCGAGATACGTCATGTAGCGCCCCTATATACCCCTCCCATATATATAATGCCCCCGAGATACACCATGTAgcgcccttatataacccccatatatatataatgccccCGAGATACATCATGTAGCGCCCCTATATACCCCCCATATATATAATGCCCCCGAGATACACCATGTAGCGCCCCTATATACCCCCCATATATAATGCCCCCCGAGATACACCATGTAgcgcccttatataacccccccaTATATAATCGCTGCCACTAGAATGAGAGAGAATTtgtaaacccttttttttttttttttttacttgttaaaTAGTCAAAATGACACAATTCTGGAGGGTAAGTCCGGACCCCCAGGACCCCCAGAAAACAAACTAGCCGTCAGTTGAGGGTTTATTCTCTTGCCCCTACTTATTCTTTACTGGGGGTCGCAGTCCTGGGGGTCTCCACGCTGAGCGGTATATATCGGCCTCTGTATTACTGCCCCCCCCTATATTCTCCCGCTGCCTCGTCCTCTATTCCAGGTTCACGTTTATCCATCAGATTTGTCTTTGTGTAATTTTGACTTTTTAACTGATAGAATCTCCTTCTAGTGACAGCGCCGTCATATGGGGTGTATGTAGGGGGCGTACATAGAGGGTGTTATATGGGGTGTATGTAGGGGGCGTACATAGAGGGTGTTATATGGGGTGTATGTAGGGGGCGTACATAGAGGGTGTTATATGGGGTGTATGTAGGGGGCGTACATAGAGGGTGTTATATGGGGTGTATGTAGGGGGCGTACATAGAGGGTGTTATATGGGGTGTATGTAGGGGGCGTACATAGAGGGTGTTATATGGGGTGTATGTAGGGGGCGTACATAGAGGGTGTTATATGGAATGTATACAGTGCCTCCCCCATAGTGCCTTCGGTCgtgctctggccggggtttccTATCCtggagccgctgacgtcactcCCCCATAGTAAACATTAACCAGAGTTGAGGGGGTGACAGTTCAcagctaaaccccccccccccccccccaacataggAGTAGAGGAAGTGAATGATCTACTCAGGAGGAGACGATGGCCCTGTAAGAAAGGAGCGATGCTCTGCAGGATTCCACGTGAGCGTGCGAGAGTCTTCACTCCgccatcatacctcccaactttcaattaATCAtagagggacaaccaatgcggCAGGTGCAGGCGTCAcaacaattttttataattttaagccacacctctaatgccACCCAATTCAgcccacagtagaatgccccccacagctgcctccatacattataaagcccaaattcccccttagctgcccctagtgccagtgcccttgcagatagtgacacagtgcccatgtatatagtgcccctgtacctagcgccacagtgtcccctgtagatagtgcacttatatagtgcccctgtagatcacgccattgggagtccctctaggagcagaattcaCAGCCAGAGTataggcctgggattccgctcctagaggaaacccctgaggtcactgtctatatatggacagtgttgtcagtggCTACTCATTTTTGAACAGTTACTTCAAAGGCTTCCCCCAGCACCGTGTtagagtagcgctgtgcccggggagacctccctctgctcctccgctctgaactcattctgaagcagggagctgatgattAATAATACTCAAAAAAATATACGAAAATATAACCCCCTTATctattattgtgtgtgtgtgtgtatatatatatatatatatatatatatatatatattgcacagtaccacttctcctgtcctgtatactgggtgtaattctcagtatctgtattattctgtatatatacactgcacagtaacacttcccctgtcctgtatactgggtgtaattctcagtatctgtattattctgtatatatatatatatatacactgcagagtaccacttctcctgtcctgtatactgggtgtaattctcagtatctgtattattctgtatatatggacactgcagagtaccacttctcctgtcctgtatactgggtgtaattctcagtatctgtattattctgtatatatacactgcacagtatcacttctcctgtcctgtatactgggtgtaattctcagtatctgtattattctgtatatatggacactgcacagtaccacttctcctgtcctgtatactgggtgtaattctcagtatctgtattattctgtatatatacactgcacagtaacacttcccctgtcctgtatactgggtgtaattctcagtatctgtattattctgtatatatacactgcacagtaccacttctcctgtcctgtatactgggtgtaattctcagtatctgtattattctgtatatatatatatatatatacactgcagagtaccacttctcctgtcctgtatactgggtgtaattctcagtatctgtattattctgtatatatggacactgcagagtaccacttctcctgtcctgtatactgggtgtaattctcagtatctgtattattctgtatatatacactgcacagtatcacttctcctgtcctgtatactgggtgtaattctcagtatctgtattattctgtatatatggacactgcacagtaccacttctcctgtcctgtatactgggtgtaattctcagtatctgtattattctgtatatatacactgcacagtaacacttcccctgtcctgtatactgggtgtaattctcagtatctgtattattctgtatatatacactgcacagtaccacttctcctgtcctgtatactgggtgtaattctcagtatctgtattattctgtatatatatacactgcacagtaccactcctcctgtcctgtatactgggtgtaattctcagtatctgtattattctgtatatatatatatacacactgcacagtaccacttctcctgtcctgtatactgggtgtaattctcagtatctgtattattctgtatatatatacacactgcacagtaccacttctcctgtcctgtatactgggtgcaattctcagtatctgtattattctgtatatatatacacactgcacagtaccacttctcctgtcctgtatactgggtgtaattctcagtatctgtattattctgtgtatatggacactgcacagtaccacttctcctgtcctgtatactgggtgtaattctcagtatctgtattattctgtatatatatatatatatacactgcgcagtaccacttctcctgtcctgtatactgggtgtaattctcagtatctgtattattctgtatatatggacactgcacagtaccacttctcctgtcctgtatactgggtgtaattctcagtatctgtattattctgtatatatacactgcacagtaccacttctcctgtcctgtatactgggtgtaattctcagtctctgtattattctgtatatatggacactgcacagtaccacttctcctgtcctgtatactgggtgtaattctcagtatctgtattattctgtatatatggacgctgcacagtaccacttctcctgtcccgtatactgggtgtaattctcagtgtctgtattattctgtatatacactgcagagtaccacttctcctgtcctgtatactgggtgtaattctcagtatctgtattattctgtatatacacactgcacagtaccacttctcctgtcctgtatactgggtgtaattctcagtatctgtattattctgtatatatggacact
Protein-coding regions in this window:
- the LOC142656565 gene encoding claudin-4-like, whose product is MASAGLQILGMALALVGWVGSIITCALPMWKVTAFIGNSIVVAQIIWEGLWMNCIVQSTGQMQCKVYDSMLALPQDLQAARALTVICILVALLAILIGVLGAKCTNCVEDPNTKARVSLVAGVVFLVAGVLLLIPVCWSANTIIRDFYNPLVVESQKRELGAALYIGWAAATLMLLGGGLLCCSCPKKSDIPYTARYTAAPSQARSDYPNKNYV